ACACACGGTCGCCGTCAGCGTCTCGGCGGAACGGCGCTACGCCGTCGCCCACGCCACCGCCTTTGACGCCGCCGGCGCCGGTTGACCCGCCGCGACGCAAGCGCCATTATTACCCCGATGAACGATTCACCCGCCACCGCCGCCCCGACCATCGCCGACTGCATCGGCAACACGCCGCTGGTGCGCTTGCAGCGCATGGCCGCCGGCACCGGCAGCGAGGTGCTGGTTAAACTCGAGGGCGACAACCCGGCGGGTTCGGTCAAGGACCGCCCGGCGTTCAACATGATCGCCGCCGCCGAACGCCGTGGCGACATCCGCCCGGGCGACACGCTGATCGAGGCGACCAGCGGCAACACCGGCATCGCGCTGGCGATGGCCGCCGCCATCAAGGGCTACCGGATGATTCTGATTATGCCGGAGAACATGAGCGAGGAACGGCGCGCCTGCATGAAGGCGTACGGCGCCGAGATTATCCTCGTGCCGGAAGAGGCCAGCATGGAGGGCGCGCGCGACCTCGCCGCCGAAATGGGGCGCGACGGCAAGGGCCTGGTGCTCGACCAGTTCGCCAACCCCGACAACCCGCTGTCGCACTACCGCGGCACCGGGCCCGAGATCTGGCGCGACAGCGGCGGCGGCCTGACGCACTTTGTCAGTTCAATGGGCACCACCGGCACCATCGTCGGCGTCTCGCGCTTCCTGAAGGAGAAGAACCCGGCGGTGGAAATCGTCGGCGTGCAGCCGGAGGAAGGCTCGAAAATTCCCGGCATCCGCGCGTGGCCGCCGGCCTACCTGCCGAAGATATACGACGCATCGTGCGTGCACCGCATGCTGGAGGTGTCGCGCGACGCCGCCGAGGATGTCATGCGCCGGATGGCGGCGGAAGAGGGGATCTTCTGCGGCATCTCGTCGGGCGGCTGCGTGCACGCCGCGCTGCGCGTCGCGCGCGAGGAGCGCGGGCGCGTCGTCGTCGCCATCGTCTGCGACCGCGGCGACCGCTACATCTCGACGGGGGTTTTTCCGGCGTGAAAGTGCTGGTGTACGACATCGAGACGGTGCCGGACACGCAGTCGGGGCGGCGCCTGCTGGGCCTCGGCGACGACCTGCCCGACGCCGACATCGTGCGCGCGCTGGAGCAGATTCAGTTCCAGAAGAACGGCAGAACCTTCCTGCCGCACCACCTGCACCGCATCGTCTCGATTTCGCTGCTGCTGGAGTCCGCGGCGGAGGAAGAGCCGACGCTGTGGTCGCTCGACGGCGACGAGACCGAGATACTGGAGCGCTTTTTCACCGGCATAGATCAGTACGCGCCGCAACTCGTCAGCTGGAACGGCGCGCACTTTGACTTGCCGGTCATCCACTACCGTTCGCTGCTGCACGGCATCGTCGCGCCGCGCTACTGGGAGACCGGCGACGAAGACCGCGAGTTTCGCTACAACAACTACCTCAACCGCTACCACTGGCGCCACCTCGACCTGATGGATGTGCTGTCGCTGTACGACTTCCACGCCGCCGCCTCGCTCGACAACATCTCCAAACTGATCGGCGCGCCCGGCAAGCAGGGCATGGACGGCGGCCAGGTGTGGGAGGCGTTTCAGGCCGGCGAGCGCGAGCGCATCAGCAACTACTGCGAGACCGATGTGCTGAACACCTACCTGGTGTTTCTGCGTTTTGAGTTGATGCGCGGGCGCATCGGCAGGGCCGCCTGCGACGACCGCTGCCGGCGGCTGCGCGAGATGCTGGAAGCCTCCGGCAAACCGCACCTGGAAGAGTTTGCCGCGTCAATGCAGCAGTAGTTTCTCGGCCAGGCGCAGGTAGATGTCGGCCAGCACGCCGAGGTCGGCGGCGGCGACATGCTCGTCCACCTGGTGGATGCTCGCGTTGACCGGGCCGAGTTCTATCGTCTGAATGCCGTGCGGCGCGATGAAGCGCGCGTCCGATGTGCCGCCGCCGGTGGACAGCCGCGGCTCGCGCCCGGTCACCTCGCGCACCGCCTCGCGCGACGCCGCCAGCAATTCGCCGTGCGCGGTGATGAACGGCAGGCCCGACAGCCGCCATTCAATCCGGCAGTCAAGGCCCTCGGCCTCGATCATCGCGGCTACGCGCCGCTTCAATTCGTCCTCGCCGGTCTCGGGCGAGAAGCGGAAGTTGAAGTTGATGCGGATGTCGCCGGGAATGACATTGTCGGCGCCGGCGCCGGCGCGCACCGCCGACACCTGGAAGGTGGTCGGCGGGAAATCGCGGTTGCCCCCGTCCCATTGCTGCGCGCACAGTTTCGCGAGCAGCGGCGCGGCCAGATGTATCGGGTTGCGCGCAAGGTGCGGGTAGGCGACATGCCCCTGTTTGCCGCGTATCGTCAGACTCGCCGACAGCGAGCCGCGGCGCCCGTGCTTGATGGTGTCGCCAAGATGTTCCTCGCTCGACGGCTCGCCGACGACGCACCACGCGATGCGCTCGCCGCGCGCCAGCA
The window above is part of the Gammaproteobacteria bacterium genome. Proteins encoded here:
- the dapE gene encoding succinyl-diaminopimelate desuccinylase; the encoded protein is MTDETLHLAKELIRRPSVTPDDAGCQRLIHERLAGCGFGREAMDCGEVVNSWMRRGGAAPLLVFAGHTDVVPAGDGAGWKHPPFDATEDGGLLYGRGSADMKGGLAAMVCACRRFAEAHPRHRGSIALLLTSDEEGAGRDGTRHVMDTLLARGERIAWCVVGEPSSEEHLGDTIKHGRRGSLSASLTIRGKQGHVAYPHLARNPIHLAAPLLAKLCAQQWDGGNRDFPPTTFQVSAVRAGAGADNVIPGDIRINFNFRFSPETGEDELKRRVAAMIEAEGLDCRIEWRLSGLPFITAHGELLAASREAVREVTGREPRLSTGGGTSDARFIAPHGIQTIELGPVNASIHQVDEHVAAADLGVLADIYLRLAEKLLLH
- the cysM gene encoding cysteine synthase CysM, with amino-acid sequence MNDSPATAAPTIADCIGNTPLVRLQRMAAGTGSEVLVKLEGDNPAGSVKDRPAFNMIAAAERRGDIRPGDTLIEATSGNTGIALAMAAAIKGYRMILIMPENMSEERRACMKAYGAEIILVPEEASMEGARDLAAEMGRDGKGLVLDQFANPDNPLSHYRGTGPEIWRDSGGGLTHFVSSMGTTGTIVGVSRFLKEKNPAVEIVGVQPEEGSKIPGIRAWPPAYLPKIYDASCVHRMLEVSRDAAEDVMRRMAAEEGIFCGISSGGCVHAALRVAREERGRVVVAIVCDRGDRYISTGVFPA
- a CDS encoding 3'-5' exonuclease, yielding MKVLVYDIETVPDTQSGRRLLGLGDDLPDADIVRALEQIQFQKNGRTFLPHHLHRIVSISLLLESAAEEEPTLWSLDGDETEILERFFTGIDQYAPQLVSWNGAHFDLPVIHYRSLLHGIVAPRYWETGDEDREFRYNNYLNRYHWRHLDLMDVLSLYDFHAAASLDNISKLIGAPGKQGMDGGQVWEAFQAGERERISNYCETDVLNTYLVFLRFELMRGRIGRAACDDRCRRLREMLEASGKPHLEEFAASMQQ